The nucleotide window aaataACTGACAATATGAAAAAGACAGCCACTAGCTAGAGTGCTAGACAAAGTATCATTCCAGCAAATGTCCATAACTCCCCATGAGAAACGAAAGGTCAACGATCAACAGTCACACAAAAGTCAGGCGCTCCCGGACAAGAATGTACGTGTGTAACCTGTACATACGACTCAAGAAGTGGCCAACGGACCAGCTCCCACAATCAGCGACAAagctttgttcaaaccacacagcAGATCATTGAGTCCACCTCTAACTCCCATGGCCACTGCTGCAGCAAATGCTTAGCTAAGCTAAGAATCCCTGCGATTGACATTGTGGAAAAGTGAGTGACTCAAAGTACTGATGCAGCAAGATGTTTTGAATATTGATATTCTCAAACCACTACTTAAAGCAActcttaggccccgtttggcagaatttcacttcactagtgaagccattttttttttacttcagctccacgaacagttccaccggtggagctgaagcggttttggtaaaccgtttggtaaaatggcttccctgtaagagcatgtttttaggggcttggAGGAGGAGCCAAGAGaaaccactttttttttttgctccatctcaccccaaatcactgtgagagcatgtttttaggggcttcacaagtgaagctattttactttactccgtttggtagaaaacggctccaaacggctcctgaagccgatggagaagccctgccaaacggggcctaagatGCGACGTGTGCTCCATTTGCATTGCCCTCGGCCATACACTACTACCCCCGAGTGGTGGCGGGCAACCACAGTCCACAACCACAACGTGTCCATCCGGAAAAAAAGTATTGTTAAAAATAGTCAACCGATCTGCTTGTGCTAAGATAGATTGCAGAGctataattgatcaaacaaaaGTAACAGAATCAGACAGAAAGAGCTCCCATTCTATCATGCTATCATACTACCTTGATTTTACTACATGCGTGTGGTTGCTACCTGGTCCAACAAATTATCCTGTGGCTGCAAGCAGGCATAAGAACAACATACATCACGTTATTGATCAGTTTCTAACAGTTTAGCCATTCAGGAACAAGTATGTACCTGACAGTTCTGATTAGCCTCAGCATTGTCTTCACTTTGGTTATCTCTCTGCCAGCTGCCATTCATCCAACGGCCCGGACCTGTGAACCTGGAGGGCTCCGGAAATGCCTGCCCTATTGCCACTTCCCCGATGGCCCTGGTAAGACAAGCCCCCGAGGAAGTGCAAACAGGAACCTTGCAAAGTGATTTgataattcataaaagcaaaacAGCAAAAGTAAGATAACTGAAACTAAAACAACCAGGGTGTTGAACTTTGTACTCTGAGAAATATTTACGCGTGAATGCATTAGGCAGCTGAAGAATATCATAGTGATGTTCAAAACCTAAGTACAAGGGTAGCTCCTATTGTTCCTAAACTGCAAACATGTCAAAACTGGCAACATTCTGGCAGTCTCTATTGTCTACAGGAACATTTCCCTCCCCTGAAAATGTGGAACCCAGACGAGTCCCTGACCGAGATCACTTTACCGGTGGCAGCAGAGGCGTGCTCCAAGAAAGAGTGGCAATCTCCGCACATGCGGATGTTCTTCACCACACGGACGATCTGTCCAGGGCCTGCCATCAGAAGGCCATACATTGACGCTAGCTTCACGCTGTGGTACATCAGAAAGTGCCTCTTCTGGTACTCCTCGACGTCGTGCAGGACGAAGGTGGTGTCCGGCTCGTACCCAGCCTTTATGCACTCAACGATCAGCACATCCAGGCCAGCGTATATGTCCCTGGACTGTGGGTGTGCTCTATCCCGTGCGAAAAATGAGTGCACCATGTTGCCGTGAAACGTCCAGCTCCTGGCTGGGATCTTGCGCATACCCTTTTCACGCATCTCCAGCCTTGTGTTCTCAGAGGAGTGCCACCTTGCTGATTCAGATAGCAGGTTTGAAGTCAGCACGTACGTGGATGGGTCTTGTGGCTCCAATGCCAGCAGACGCTTCATGGCTCGCCTCCGCACGGCCATGTTGGAGTGTTTGCTGCAGCTGTCTAGCAAAGACCGCCAAACTAATGCACCAGGCTTTAATGGCATACCACCTATAAGCTGCTCTGCCTCGTCAAAATGGCCCCAGCAGCCAAGGACATAAACAAAGGCTGCATAGTGCTCCATGGCTGGTTCAATGCCATATGTGCTTGGCATAGAAAGAAAGAGTTCCCTGCATTTCTCTGTGGAGTCTGAGCTTGTGTGACTGCAAGCAGATATTGCCAGAAGAAATGTAATGGAATCAGGCCTGACCATTAATCTCTCCATCTCAGACCATATCTTCAATATCTCATCCccctgatgaagaagaagatgggcAGCGATCATTGCATTCCATGACACCGAATCTCGACAAGTCATTCCCTCAAAGAAACTGACCGCATCTTTCAACTCCCCGCACTTGCCGTACATACTAATAATCGCGTTACCAACTCCACGAGCGCACAGAAGCCCGGATTTTGCAGCAAAGGAATGCATTTGCTTTCCAGGTTCAGCAAAACCTAGACTGCCACATACTCCAAGGACAGCAGTCAACATGAACTCATCAATGAATTCTACACCATTGCTTCTAAACATCTGAAGGAAGGTGGAAAGTGCTTTCTCATACTCACCATATCTGACACTAGCCAGCAGTAGAGAATTCCAGGCAATGTGAAAGCTCTCCTCATGCTGCCATTGCTCAAATAACAGATGCGCGTCTCCAGATCGGCCACATTTGATGCACATATCAATCAACGCAGCATCAATCCACGGACTAGACACGCATCCACACTTAATCACAAATGCATGAACCTGCTCGCTCGCCTTCCTATCTGCAGCAATAGCACAGGCATTCAGCACGCCCGTCACCGTGACATCTGAGATCTCCAGCCCATCCTCCACCATTTGCCTAAACAAGCCGAGACCTCGTTGGCCCGCCTTCTTGGCAAACGTGACACGCACGCCTTCCTTGTTCTGACAAAACCCAGTGAGAACCGCATTGTATGTAACGAAGTTCCTCTGCGGCATCTGTTCAAACACATCCAGTGCCATGTCAACGAGACCGAACTCCATGTACCCATTCAGCAAACCGGTCCACGAAATCACGTCCTTCACCGGCATCCTCTGGAACACGCTCACCACGTCCTCAACAGAGGCCCCATGCTCCGCGTAGAACCCGATGAGCGCGTTGCCCACACTCAGGTCCGTCTCCAGCCCCGACTTGAGCGACAGAGCATGCACCGCCTCGCCCTGGGGCTGGCCAAACCCCTCGCCCGCCGCGGTGAGGAGCGCCGACAGAGTGAACCTGTCGGCGCGGACGTTCCCGCTCGCCCGCATCTCGCCAAACAGCTCGAACGCCTCCTCGTGCCGCCCCAGCTCGACGAGCCCGGCCAGGACCGCGTTCCACGACGAGACGTCGCGGCGGTCCATACCGTCGAACGCCCTCATCGCGTCCCCGAAGCGGCCGCACTTGACGTACATGCCGAGGAGCGCATTAGCCACGAGGAGCGACGAGGCGTGGCCGGACTTGGCGGCGAGGGCGTGCACCTGCGTCCCGAGGCGCGGGTTGCCCCTGCGGGCACATGCGGTGAGGAGGCCGACGAAGGTGTACTCGGTGGGGAGCAGCCCGTCCACGAAGCGCATGcggccgagcagctccgccgcggcggcggtggcggagccggagccgccggcGAGGCGCGCGTGGCCCGAGATGAGCGCGCTGTAGGAGGCGGCGTCGCGCGCGGGCATCCGGTCGAACACGTCCCGCGCGTCGGCCAGGCGGCCCGCGCGGAGGTACGCGCACATGACGGCGTTGGCGGCGCGGACGTTCGGGGAGGCGCCGAGCGCGCCGGACTTGACCGCCGCCGCGTGCGCGGCGCGGGggtcggcggcagcggcggccaccGCGCGGAGGGGCAGGAGGGGAGGGGACCCATGGGGAGGCGGAGGAGGGGACGGCGCGGGCGGGAAGGAGAGGAAGGTAGTGGGCGGGGAGGTGAGGTGGAgcgggggaggagaggagggggatGAGGTGGAGATGGCCATTCATTTCACGCCGAGGTTCGCGGAGCTAAGGTGACCCGGAGGAGCTCCCTCCGTTGACGCGTCGCGCGCTGGGGCGTCCATGGAAGAAAGGGAGGAGCCCCGGTCTGGTGGGCTTTAGTAGGTGGACCGGCCCATAAGACGACCCTGCCCAGCTCCAGGATCGTATTGGGCCAAACTGTTTTCTAGTATTACTTATTAAATACTTAGACCATTTTGGATACAAAGTATTTTTGAAGTTTTAGAAAGATACCATGGTTTTATGAAATACTTTGGTTTTAGAGTGCCACGAAGTGTTTGGGTGCAACAAACTTTATGGTTTTGAATACGGCGTGGCTAGCGCCCGGACATCGGCGTAGTCCGCCATCGCCCCACCACGCACTCCACCCCGTATCTGCGTTCGCGGATCATTCCCCAGACCTGCTCCTCTCTCTACGCGCGGGCCTCCTGACTGGAGCACCCGTCCACCCGCCCCCAGCACCCCCGTCTGCAGCCCCccatccccccccccccgggcGCGCCGCGTGCACCGTCCTCCTGTCCCCCAGCTCGTCTCCGACcgaacaacataaaacacttgcaacatgaaaaaaatGCAACATACGcctgaaaacatatgaaacacttagaCCATGCACTTGCAACATGTATGTAGAACACATGAAACTTCCAAACAATAACACTTGcaaacttgcaacatgaaaccacttgctgcaacatagactaaaacagttgaaacattttggaacatactatcacaacatatgtgtgaaacatatgcaacatccaaataaaaaacgattgcaacatacatctaaaaaacagatgaaacattttgaacaaacgcttgcaacattcaactgaaacacttgcaacatctgcaacatccccatgatctacttttacaacatcaaaatggaacaattgcaacatacatctgaaacgtccGAAATAattaaaacatacatatgcaacataggtgAGCGAAAAGTCGGGGCCAGTCGATTCCAGCAGCCAGGCTCGGCCGGCCACGAGCGGCGGCGCGCGAGCACCAGCGGCGGGCTTGGCTCGGCAGGGCGGGCGCACTAGCACCAGCGGCGCACGCACCAGTGCCACCAGCAGCACTCTTGGCTCGCCCGAGCGAGTGGAGTAGGCACCACCAGCCCCAGCGCGCACAAGTGGTGGGAAGCGCTCGCGATGGGGGCAAGTGAGCGGCGTCGGATGGGGCGCGCGGCAGTAGTGAGACAGAGTGACATCCGCGTTCGGGACGGGACGAACGGAGTGGCAGCCACAAGGTGATATGGTGGAGAAGAGAGAGCGGAAGGGATAAggagtttttttcctttttttaagaATGGTTGGGGACGAGGGCGAGTAAATGAGCGGTCGTTGGGCTGCGTCGTGGCCGACCATCGGCACCGTCCAGGCGGACGGACGCTCTATACCCAGTATTACCGTTTTGAGTACTATGGTATTGCTGAAATTGTAGTCTTTTGTTGGAGTTTTAAGAACTCCACTTTAGACCTCTTTTTCTAAACCACAGTTTTACACATCAATTGTTCCAAAACTACAGTTTCTTATACTATGATTTCTTATAATACGACAACTTCAAGAATATAGAACTAGTCATTTTGTCTTCTCTCACAAAAAAATGAAAGAGTCActtttttagtaaaaaaaaactaGTTCTATATTCTTCTTCGTTTTTTTTTTATTCCACTTCTGTCTCCGAAACTAGGTAAATGCTGTGATTGATTTCTGATTCTATTTAACTTTCAGAAGTTGGTGTGCGCACAAAAGTATTCATGGTATCATCAGAATCACATGTTGATTTTGGGCTAGTTTGGTGGAACTAATAAATATCGTATTTCTTTTGAGGCCATgttgcattcttttttttttaaaaaaaaaagggaCAAGATGTGGTGTTGCAGAACAAATATGAGCTTTCTCAAAAATTTCTCTTTTGGCTTTTGTATCAGCGATTTCAAACTTTAGTGATGACACCAACCACACCAAGACATGACCGTGCATTATATTGTTCGCGCCAGCTGAAGTCGTTGGTTAAACTTTTTCgtcagcaggagcaggagcaggacgcCAGCTGAAATCGCTGGTGACCAACGAGTAAACGAAAGCTGCGAGGCAGAGGATGAAGATCATGACGGGCAGCATGAGCGGCACAGCGAGGAACCAGTTGATGGCCTTGTCGGCGCCGTCCTGCTGGAGCGCCGTCCACACGAAGACGCCCTCCATCGCGACCGTGGCCACCACGAAAAGCACCTGCgcatccatgcatatgcacagTTAGCTAGAAATTAAATCGTTCTCtctacacacacacaaaaaaaaaaaacagtacgTGCCGACGATGCGTACGTACGTACGTCGATGAAGGCCTTGTGGAAGCGGCTCATCGGCCGCAGGGGCAGCTCGCCGAGGTGCAGGCACGGGTCCCAGTCGTCGTCGGATTCCTTCTCCTCCTCGTCGGTGTCGTCGTCGTCACCGGGGACCTCGAGGATGAGGCGCGCGTGGCGGTGGctgtgacgacgacgacggcctcGAGCTGTGGGGCGctggtcgtcgtcctcgtcctcgtcagaTGATGATGAGACGGGCTCGAGCCGGACGTAGTAGTACCTTGCGCCTGGCTCGTCGTCGTCGGAATCTATCGAGTCTCTGCGACGCATGTACGTCGAAGGCGGGAAGAACACCACCATGGCCGGACGTCCGTAAACTGATCGGCGCCGGCCGCCGGCGCGCGCGAGATGATGAAATACGTGCGTGCAGACCGCGACGAccaaagtagtagtactagtactaaaCAGAGAGATCGCCGCTGCTACGTGTCCAAGTattttttattatatttatagCAGAGCGCGCGGTGGACGGTACAAGTACGTGTCGGTGTCGAGGCTCTCGAGTCCTACACTGCGCCAGCGCAAGATACGAGCCCGAAACGAACTAGGGTAGCGTTTGGATCGACAGGGATTCTAAGAACCTAGATAGAAGAAATCTTAAAATCCTCATATCTCATCCAAACACCCTAAGATTCTAGAATATTCTAAAACATAGACATAGAATCCAAAAAACATCAGAGATTATTTTTTTTAGAATATGATATGAAATTTAGAATAATccaatccaaacatgccctagatGGTGTCTCCATGGAATCTGAAACAAGTTCGATCTAACGCTGCCGCACAtgacgaaaaaaaaaacacttttggccgcgcctattaccATGGCGCGGTGAAACGCCTGTGctacgccatgcatggtggcgcggcgtgagggtgacgtggcgaagaccgggggcgctgaccggtgacgtggcagggtctgccgcgccaccgatcttggcgctgTAGTGACGCGCCCTGATCAGTGGCACGGCAGACCCGGATAAAAGTGTCGCGGCCCCGTCCCGCCTGCCTGCCGCGCCCGCCTCGTCTTTGCCTGCTTGCCCGCCGCGTCCACCggcctggccgccgcgccgctCTCAACTGCTGTCAGCGCCCGGTCCtccgttgccgcctccctccctcccttcccttccattccccggccgcctccctccctccttggCCTCGTTCAAAGTAATGATGcacttttttatttttgtttgaatggtggattgtaatattatgaatgggagttaaggttaggaggaaaattatgtttggaaaCTATAGGCTATGGTTTgaagaaagatattagtttgattttgtcaatgttaaagttaattatttagttagaagtatgtttaccatgtatatttttgttgctataagtgttggttatattatttgagttgcaatgcaaataattatattttacattaattttcGTTGTTTTGGTTGATGTTTAATTTAGaccattttattagatggaaaACATGTTTCGAGAGCAGTTGTGgcaaaaacggggtcgtcctagaaaATTGTACCCTgtcgagtctagcaaagatgcccccgtccctcctgacctctttGTCCCTAACTGCGACTGTGGTCGTccagccgacgtgtttcaatcgagacatccagacacaacGGCTCGTTgattctacacatgcagtcgttttaatgtaagtaattgttttcgtatgttttttttcttcatttgtgttactaggttactaacattttattggaattttgttgtgtaggcccatgagaggtgctttttctttcagtggatcgacggtgcagacaagtttgaccctaggtacctccttttcgacgattggtggagagggcgacatccacgagagcactttgagcggtgggttccatctccccctaacccccctccaataacggctaaggagaagcacttagccacagttagacaACTCAAGGAGCCTCCTCTGTATCATTGCGGAGATtaagctgtgataaaccctaagaatacgttggagtttgtgtgtccaaataagcatgaagtaagtgcaaagtgtatgtattcaaatgttgagctatatatgttcatgtactaatgtcaacttatttaggtgttttcaatggcggaGTGTCGTTTCAAAgaatggttgtatggtcctaagaaccaatggccagaagaaccgccaaaggcaaagcaaaagaagaaagaaagattaatttataaaacacctccagtcaagtgcgaatgtggtgttaaattcaactacggtctagtcccttcggagcttggaataggccattattacggccatatggttgactatgatgaggttggttatttttgtggtaaacatgaaatcgtattttatttcttttgctaagacatatatgatataattcttcagttgaacagagcactaggaaatgttgGTGGGAATATTATGATGGTCAAGTAATTAcatgaaggggaagcaagtaattgcacggaagaggggatatagacctgactacgtcaacctattcgttaaacatcataaaGACAAGATGCGTAAGTtcgctagacagcgcggtatttgtaacccgatcgatgttgggcttgacaaatggggattggagagacgaatgatgttagaggaggagagggcaatgaaggaggcaagggaggagacaagagtacagatgtaggtcttgaacgatcatgttgttgcattatgtgccagtaagTGCTTGAAAgtcttttttcgttgcctgattgcattttatacatgattgCATTTtgatcgcgttgctaactgattgcattttatacataaaaGGATTGGATGCAGTGATGACCATGACagagaggtggctcgtgcaaagtatgagaaaaagaagttagatgagcccaGAACGCGAGCTGATCGCACCGTTCAAtaaccgattgtgttgtctgatgagggggacaaggatgaggacgacactgccagactgagcgagcatatcgctctagcagaggcgagcttgcaggtggaggaggctgaggacgacattgACAGACTcagcaagctcatcgctctagcagaggcgggcttgtaggcggaggaggctgaggatgcgttcttcactcagaccgtagaggccgcagatgaagcgaagtccgcttactataggcgaaaggcagatcagggcaatataggtgaccctagccacaacaacagggttgtagtagaggattggtactcggacgacgagttgcttactcagtatgtttctgactgagggtttttgaaTTGCGCCGTGTATCAgaactttcattgtgttgtcttgtttttcatttgaactattgatgtattgtacccatgtatcatgtacttggATTACCCATGGtcaatcttaagtgatcacatccgTTTGTCACCCTCCGACCTATCCGTTTGTCGCTCTccaaatttttttaataatagCAAATGCATTGACAATTTCCAAAACGAACAAAATCGACACGCCAACCCTAAGCCCAGGTTCTGCCGCGCCATAGCCCATGACGCAGCACTGACACGCCGATCCCCAGCGCGCGGCAGGACCTAGACACAAACAGAAGCTGACCAGCCTCAATTCCAACTGAATGGGAGCTGCTGTCGGTGATGTAAACAAGTGCTGCCACGACCGTGTGCAAGTTGAAACGactatgaagcaaataaatggagtccaTGCGCAAATTGACAAGTTGCcatataacattttcattggttcatgagtctacaagtttcggatgtcaatattcgttcgacataagttcgatataaccaactaagccccaggaatgtaaggatcccttggACGCCTCTTAGAAACCTCgttgtcgtactccacctcaagaagggggtacatctGGTGCGGCGGCCTCGTGCGGGCATGGCAGGAGTGGCGCGCCTGGCCCGGGCGTGCGGTGTGGTGGCGTGCGGCCACGGCTGGCAGCAGGCGCTGCCGGCGGCAGGCGACGCGGCGGCGGGGAGGACACGGCGGGCGCGGCAGGCTGGCGGGACGGGGCCGCGACACTTTTATCTAGGTCTGCCgtgccaccgatcagggcgcgtcaccACCGAGCCAAGATTGGTGgcacggcagaccctgccacatcaCCGGTCAGAGCCCCTTCGCCACATCACCCTCCcgctgcgccaccatgcatggcgcgacacaggcgtttcgccgcgccatggcaataggcgcggccaaaagtgttagttttggaaataaaaaacaaacaatgttagatttaaaaatagttaacaaagtgttaaaattaaaaaaaaaattggctcCTATGCCCACTACTAGGTGTAGGAGGTTTTAGGGAAAGCAATTTCAGCGCCTCTTTAGGCACAACTTATTCAGCAGCTTCCTAAACTGTTTGaagttattttaaaaaaaatagactTGTTCACAAAAAACTCTACCTATAATGCTTTTAAAAGCATGCTCTCAAATAGGAACACTATACTACACACCAGAATTAGCGTCAGACGTCAGTCGCTAAAACTAGTTATTTAGTGATGTAACATGGGTCGATAAAGAATTCCAATGAAACATCGGTTGGTAGCGCCTTCGGCGGCTATACATCAGTCGCTATAGATAGTGTCGAACAATGGGTCAGTATAGGTTAGTAATAACATCAGATCATCGGTCAGTATATATAGAGCTAAAATCTAGCGCGCTGAGGCTGTCGATTCACAGCCAAAATTTGCCTACCGAATCTCCAAGACCCTAAAAAAATCGTCCGCCACTTTTTCCTGGCTCACGCTCCACCTTATAACCTTATCCACTTCCTTCCGTGAAAAAAAACACACTGCGCCCCTTCCATCCCAAATTGCCCCCCACGCGTGTGGTCCTCTCTCGTCGCTGCCGCTCGATCCAGTGCTCCACGCCGCTACTCCTAGGGATCCCATCAGGGGCCGCGCCTAGGGGCCAGGCCAATAGGGGGCTCGTGTCGTGTGCCGCCGCTGTAGGGGTCCCACGCCGCCGCCACTCCCAGGTTCTACGCCGGTGGGCTACAGCTTCGAAGGAGTGAGAAGAAGCTATAGCTTTTTCTAACTTCACCTGGCACTTGTGGGCCCAACCACATGAATGCATGAGCAGGATAAGAAAAAGAATAGGAGAGAAAAAAAGAGAGTGAAGGGCATTAAGGcattttattctttttgtttattATGATAAGTTGTTTTGTTAAACGAGTTGTTAAAACAACTTTAGCTTCACGATAGAACTTCTTGTGTAGGACTAAAGTGAAAAAAATTGCTTTACTAGCGAAGCTGAATTGTGACGAATAAAGTATCTCCACCTCTAGAAACAGTTTCCATCGAAGGACGGTGCGGATGGTTTACGTACTAATACAATGGCACTAGACGTTTAATTTGATGAGCTCCGTCACTGGAGGTGGGACTTGCAGCAGGTGTCACGGGACGGCGTGGAGCTCGACCAGATGTCGACATCACTGGTCTAGAGATCAAGACGACGAGTTATGGCAGAGCTTGATGAGCTATGACGACGCCACGGATGTTGAGAGCGGAACGGCGAGTTGCGATGGCTTAGGAAGGCGCCACTGCCACATGGACAGCAGGCAGAGGTGGGTCCAAGTGTCGAACCAGTTGACCTAAGGCTCGAGGGTTTTTGATCCACTTCTTATCGTAAAGGAAAAGTTCCTTTCGATCCCCTCAACTTTTGCATTCGTCGGATTTACCTTTCTCATTTATAAAATCGTTTTTGTTTTGCCAAGGCTGTGAGGAAGATCAACCGGACTAGTTAAAAGTTCATGAAGGTAAATCAGGctaaaagtatctaaaaaatctttaaaaataaattttcaaaaaaaaaatcattcaaATATTTTTACATGAAAAAATGCAATTAAAAATCATAAAATTGGGTTTACTCTTGCAAAATCCATAGAATTTTGTTTTAACTTGAAAAATTATAAaactagttttaattttttttctaaaatcatgctctatcttatGGTGCCTAGCTTGAAATTGTTGAAGCTAGTTGGACTCATTTGGTGCTTATTTACTAGTATAAGCTCTTGTTATCTATTATAATTAGAGGATGTTGATGTCCGAACTATGTAGAAGCACTAATGGAGCGTCGTTACGACCGAAGTTGGCACTGGTCCCCTGCCCTACATAACTTTTTAAAGTAGTTGTGTTAGCTTGTGTTGCAACATGTACCCTACCGCACATATGcatgtgtcggggaccaatactagggcacccaaagaggaggagctaatggtcatcaacattgattcatccgcgcGATCAAGAGCACGACTACGCCTCTtgtcgggctccgcctcgcccgacatttaaggataggctctgcctcacccgacgtccgagggcagactctgtctcacccgacccccgagggctgactctgcctcgcctaacgtctgagggtaggctccacctcgcccgacgtccgagggaggactctgtctcgcccaacccccgagggctggctccgcctcgcccgacgtctaagggttggccccgcctcacccgacgtctgacaTGCCTTGGCCAacatctgagggttggctccgcttcGCCCAACGCCTATGACAACATTACCACAATACCAACCTAGAAATCAGACGGAGCAGATAAGGCGAGACgctcaagtcaatcgcaataccgacacctacaggacagtaccatcAGGTCATGCCAAAAGGGTGCTTTACAACCTTCCAGGTATGTTAGAACCaatacagtgttgtaggcgtcgacatttgccttacagtgttatgggcgccatcatttgccctcgggcacgAATTCTCTCAGAAGCTCatgacaaccactacgat belongs to Miscanthus floridulus cultivar M001 chromosome 4, ASM1932011v1, whole genome shotgun sequence and includes:
- the LOC136550949 gene encoding pentatricopeptide repeat-containing protein At5g03800-like, translating into MAISTSSPSSPPPLHLTSPPTTFLSFPPAPSPPPPPHGSPPLLPLRAVAAAAADPRAAHAAAVKSGALGASPNVRAANAVMCAYLRAGRLADARDVFDRMPARDAASYSALISGHARLAGGSGSATAAAAELLGRMRFVDGLLPTEYTFVGLLTACARRGNPRLGTQVHALAAKSGHASSLLVANALLGMYVKCGRFGDAMRAFDGMDRRDVSSWNAVLAGLVELGRHEEAFELFGEMRASGNVRADRFTLSALLTAAGEGFGQPQGEAVHALSLKSGLETDLSVGNALIGFYAEHGASVEDVVSVFQRMPVKDVISWTGLLNGYMEFGLVDMALDVFEQMPQRNFVTYNAVLTGFCQNKEGVRVTFAKKAGQRGLGLFRQMVEDGLEISDVTVTGVLNACAIAADRKASEQVHAFVIKCGCVSSPWIDAALIDMCIKCGRSGDAHLLFEQWQHEESFHIAWNSLLLASVRYGEYEKALSTFLQMFRSNGVEFIDEFMLTAVLGVCGSLGFAEPGKQMHSFAAKSGLLCARGVGNAIISMYGKCGELKDAVSFFEGMTCRDSVSWNAMIAAHLLLHQGDEILKIWSEMERLMVRPDSITFLLAISACSHTSSDSTEKCRELFLSMPSTYGIEPAMEHYAAFVYVLGCWGHFDEAEQLIGGMPLKPGALVWRSLLDSCSKHSNMAVRRRAMKRLLALEPQDPSTYVLTSNLLSESARWHSSENTRLEMREKGMRKIPARSWTFHGNMVHSFFARDRAHPQSRDIYAGLDVLIVECIKAGYEPDTTFVLHDVEEYQKRHFLMYHSVKLASMYGLLMAGPGQIVRVVKNIRMCGDCHSFLEHASAATGKVISVRDSSGFHIFRGGKCSCRQ